One Hippoglossus hippoglossus isolate fHipHip1 chromosome 13, fHipHip1.pri, whole genome shotgun sequence genomic window carries:
- the thyn1 gene encoding thymocyte nuclear protein 1: protein MPPKKKARVATRSAKAEKADESETASSGGKRKAAKESSESPDSPEFSHWLMKSEPDSRFENGIDVKFGVEDLKALPDQTGCWDGVRNYQARNFMRQMKEGQSAFFYHSNCKEPGIAGVMKIVKEAYVDHTQFDRKDVHYDAGSKPDNPKWSMVDVQYQRMLKRYLPLSELKKYHLQHRAKGGPLKDMALFTRARLSVQPLTTEEFDFVLSLEDKEPL, encoded by the exons ATGCCACCAAAGAAAAAGGCCAGAGTGGCTACAAGATCAGCAAAGGCAG AGAAAGCAGACGAAAGTGAAACAGCCTCATCTGGTGGGAAGAGGAAAGCGGCAAAGGAGAGCTCGGAGTCACCtgattctccagagttcagtcaCTGGCTGATGAAGTCTGAGCCCGACAGCCGCTTTGAGAACGGCATCGATGTGAAG TTTGGGGTCGAGGATCTGAAGGCTCTGCCCGATCAGACCGGCTGCTGGGATGGGGTCCGCAATTATCAG GCACGCAATTTTATGAGGCAGATGAAAGAGGGGCAGTCGGCCTTCTTTTATCACAGCAACTGTAAGGAACCGGGGATTGCAGGAGTCATGAAA ATTGTGAAGGAAGCTTATGTGGACCACACTCAGTTTGACAGGAAAGATGTCCATTACGATGCAGGCAGCAAACCAGACAACCCAAAGTGGAGCATG GTCGACGTCCAGTATCAAAGAATGCTGAAGCGTTATCTTCCTCTGTCTGAGCTGAAAAAATACCACCTGCAGCACCGCGCCAAGGGGGGGCCTCTGAAAGACATGGCTCTTTTTACAAGGGCCAGGCTCTCTGTGCAGCCCCTCACCACTG AGGAGTTTGACTTTGTCCTGAGTTTGGAGGACAAGGAGCCACTGTGA
- the postnb gene encoding periostin, osteoblast specific factor b, whose protein sequence is MKLLFVAAFALFVLSTLDQADSSAYDKIVYHSRIRARKEGPNVCALQQVMGTKKKYFSTCRNWYQKAICGKKATVLYECCPGYTKMEGKRGCPAVAPIDHVYGTLGQVKATSTQNYADISKLRPEIEGPGSFTLFAPSNDAWEKLDEAVRGALVSNINIELYNALHYHMVNKRLLTKDLRNGLMVPSMYNDLGIFINHYSNGVVTVNCARLIYANQVATNGVVHVIDRVISAVGNTIQDVIEVDDDLTTLSDVAHSAGLLEKLGQPGHYTLFAPTNEAFESLGTDVLERLQSDKPAIQALLNFHLLDSVQCSEAIMTGSSYETLEGNNIEIGCDGESLTVNGVKMVLKKDIFTTNGVIHLIDKVLMPDSAKQVMELVGSSQSTFGDMVSELGLSAAMRPDAEYTLLAPLNAAFTDEVMSMDQRLLKIILESHILKQKIVLGQLYNGQRLETIGGKLLRVFVYRTAVCIENSCLIRGSKEGSNGALHLMRILLKPAEKNMFEILREKGGFKIFLSLMETAGLTDLLRQEGDFTLFAPSDEAFASLSERDMSLLKDDVNALRTILLYHISNGVFIGGGLETGVTNLLRSLQGSNLRLMFANNSMLVNSVQVPKSDIMATNGVLHFVNQVLYPGDIPVGSQDFHMLLKRLVTYMQIKYISGYRYQEIPLTFMKRIITHVIQEGTVMMRVSSSCDS, encoded by the exons ACCCAATGTCTGCGCTCTCCAGCAAGTCATGGGCACCAAGAAGAAATACTTCAGCACTTGTCGTAATTGGTACCAAAAAGCCATCTGTGGAAAGAAAGC gacGGTGCTTTACGAGTGTTGCCCTGGGTACACGAAGATGGAGGGCAAGCGTGGTTGCCCTGCAG TGGCTCCTATTGACCATGTGTATGGCACCTTGGGTCAGGTGAAAGCCACCTCCACCCAGAATTACGCCGATATTTCGAAGCTGAGGCCCGAGATCGAGGGACCTGGGTCTTTCACCCTCTTTGCCCCGAGCAACGACGCCTGGGAGAAATTGGATGAG GCAGTGAGGGGTGCACTGGTCAGCAATATCAACATTGAGCTGTACAACGCGCTGCATTACCACATGGTCAACAAACGCCTCCTAACCAAAGATTTAAGGAATGGATTGATGGTCCCCTCCATGTACAATGATCTCGGTATCTTTATTAACCATTACTCCAATGGG GTGGTGACGGTGAACTGCGCCAGGCTTATCTACGCCAACCAGGTCGCCACCAACGGAGTTGTGCACGTCATCGACCGTGTGATCAGCGCAGTTGGAAACACCATTCAGGACGTCATCGAGGTTGATGACGACCTGACAACTCTGAGC GATGTGGCTCATAGCGCCGGGCTGCTGGAGAAGCTGGGCCAGCCAGGACATTACACTCTCTTTGCCCCCACCAACGAAGCCTTCGAGAGTCTCGGCACCGACGTGCTGGAGAGACTTCAGAGCGACAAGCCGGCCATCCAAG CTCTTCTGAACTTCCACCTGCTGGACTCCGTGCAGTGCTCTGAGGCCATCATGACCGGCAGCTCCTACGAGACTCTGGAGGGCAACAACATCGAGATCGGCTGTGACGGTGAAAGCTTGACTGTCAACGGCGTCAAGATGGTGCTCAAGAAGGACATCTTCACCACCAATGGTGTCATCCACCTCATCGACAAAGTGCTCATGCCAGACTCAG CCAAGCAGGTGATGGAGCTGGTGGGAAGTTCCCAGTCGACCTTCGGGGATATGGTGTCAGAGCTGGGCCTGTCCGCCGCCATGAGACCTGACGCTGAGTACACGCTGCTGGCTCCTCTCAACGCTGCCTTCACTG ATGAAGTGATGTCCATGGACCAGAGGCTGCTCAAGATTATTCTGGAGAGTCACATCCTGAAGCAGAAGATCGTTCTGGGACAGCTGTACAACGGCCAGCGGCTGGAGACCATCGGGGGGAAACTCCTGCGAGTCTTCGTCTATCGCACG GCTGTGTGCATTGAGAATTCCTGTCTGATCAGGGGAAGCAAGGAAGGAAGCAACGGGGCCCTTCATCTCATGAGGATTCTGTTGAAACCGGCGGAAAAGAACATGTTTGAGATTctgagagaaaaaggagggTTCAA GATCTTTTTGTCTCTCATGGAAACTGCCGGCTTGACCGACCTGCTGAGACAGGAGGGAGACTTTACTCTGTTTGCCCCGAGCGATGAGGCCTTCGCTAGTCTGAGCGAGAGGGATATGTCCCTGTTGAAGG acGACGTGAACGCTCTCAGAACCATCCTTCTGTACCACATCAGCAACGGTGTCTTCATCGGCGGCGGTTTGGAGACCGGGGTGACAAACCTCCTCAGGTCCCTCCAGGGCAGTAACCTCAGATTGATGTTT GCAAACAACAGCATGCTTGTGAATTCTGTCCAAGTCCCCAAGTCTGATATCATGGCTACAAACGGAGTCCTCCACTTCGTCAACCAAGTTTTGTATCCCGGAG ATATCCCAGTTGGAAGCCAGGATTTCCACATGCTGTTGAAGAGGCTCGTCACTTACATGCAAATCAAG TACATTTCCGGATACAGATATCAGGAGATTCCCCTCACATTCATGA AGAGGATCATCACTCACGTCATCCAGGAAGGTACAGTAATGATGAGAGTGTCATCATCGTGTGATTCCTAA